TTTCTAGCAAATAGTTTGATGGCAGTAAAGGCTTCCTTTTTGCAGaacaaattaaattgcTCGCTGAACAGACATAAAATTGCGCTTATATACAGTGTTTTAAGCTGATTAAATACGAAATACACGACTAATTTACTAAATCTTCTTTAATAATCTTTTCGATGGATAGACCACATCTCTTTTCTGAAGTTCATTTCCGTCGAAACGCCTCTAACCCCAATCAGATTAACTGGACGCGTTATTGGATTGATTGTCTATCATCAGTTCCTTGGAATGATATCTCTGTAACTGGATTTGAATATTTGGCTAAAAAGTATGGTCTGGAGGTTTTTCAAGACTCCTCCAAACCCAATGAAGTGGTCCTCAGTTTAGCtggaaaaataattttgatcGACGTAAGTTTAAATCCTGTACATAACCGTTTTACTAATTAGTATCTAGATCACTGTTCCCATAAATGCGTCTCCAAAAGATATCAACGTTGTTTTGGCTTTTGCAAACGCTAGTGGTGAGCAATATAATAATCCTGTTGCAGAAAAATTACTTAAGGATGCAATTTACAATTGCAATACCCCActatttgaaaagaatgtCAAATGGTTGGCTACCTTTGATCACTCCTCTCCTTCGGTCCAACAAAGTTGTTTCCAATATTTAGACTCACTATCCTCTTCTTTAAATGCTATTTATGAAGCAGAATTATCTTTGCTAGCacaagaagaaaatgttaTAATGCATGGAAACGGAAAGCCTCTCAGTAATTACGAAGGACAACTTGGTTTGCGTATTGTATACTGGAAGCTTTTGGATAAAACCTATAGcactcaaatttttatggATAATTTGTCTCATGAGTCGCTACCTCACTTGTTATTCGgatataatttattaaattctCCTCCTATCCTCCaatcatcaaaaattaattggGCACTTGAAAATACTTTGACACCTATTCCTACAACAATGGAACTAGTTTTTGATGATatcaatttaataataCCAGAGCAGGGCGTCAAACCTTTACTTGATTTGCTTCATGTCCATGACATTACCATTCCTTGGCCTGTCCAAAATTATAGTCATATGGTAAGTACTTTCCCTAAATATCAACTTAACTAATTTCACCAGCTTGGTTTACCTTCAAAATCAACCGTGAACtacaaattcattaataaaaatcaagCCATCCAGCTAACAGGGTTCGATGTTTCCGCACGTTCTTTGCGTCACGTACCGTTTCATCATCCCAAGCAAATTCGAGGAATACTTGCTATTGTACGccaatatttattattacaattgattttggaaaatatcAAATCAGCAGATTTAGCAGAGACTGCGGCATCTTCCTCCCTTCACCTCTCTCTATATTTTAAGGAGCATCCGATCGTTCATGCCCAATATCAAGAAATCAACAAACTGAATAATTCCGAACAAATTATCATTGTTCTATCCGTATTGTCAGATGGAAGACTGAATGTTGATTATATGTCTAGTGGTGGCAAAGAATTGTCAAAACAACAGTCTcatgtttttcaaaaacttataCAACAAACATGTAACATCGGACTTGCGATAGAAGTGTTTATAAAGAAAGTCGTTAATTAGAATTTCATGCTAGAAAAAGACATTACTAAtcagttttaaaaatctttagtaaaatgaaattatggAATTAGTTGGATGTTTTGAATAGTATAAATTGAACACTTTAAAAGGCTAGcctattttacaaaaatcaGAACACTTTAATAGATATATTCAACTTACGAGAAACTAATTTGCTAAAACTTGAAAGAATCAGCTTAATATTTTAGAGAACAGGATTGTAAGTTATTCAATTCTCAAAGCACAAATTGTGGTAGAGAGTAAAAAGAGGCCGTTCTTATTCGTCGtcgtcttcttcttcttcctcctCATCTTCACTCTCAGATTCGTCACTTGCTTCAGCCAACCATGTCAAAAAAGGTTCAGCAGCTTCATGAATCTTCTTACTAGTTTCACGGCTCACATATTTCTTGCTAGCCTTTGCTCCCCATTTCTCAAACATGTCATCAGAGACCAAGTCATTCTGATAAATCTCCAAGAGTACCTTGGGAACAACGTCGATGTGCACTAATTCAGTGTTTTCCATCAAACGTTCAAACCCACCAAGAAGAGCACGTTCATGTTTATCTGTCGtgcaaagctttttaaacaatgcACCATGCTTTTCAAACTCCCCAACGTAAGGCGAAGTAATAATACATTGAACTAGTACAACAATAGCTTTACTTTTATGATGAATATTCTCTTCcttcatctttttgtaaatttcaaCATCAGAAACACCAGGGTAGTTGTCTTCAAGCCATTCACCGAATTGATCATAACGGCTAGATTCCGCTTCTTCCTCGTCGCCACGTAAGTCACTCAAAGTGAGCGAATCTTTCATATTACCTTCTAACTCTTGAACACGAGCACGAACAGCTTCTTCACTGGTATCCACAGCCCAATCTTCGTCATTTACGACCTCAGCGGTAGGGAGTTCCGCGGCTTCTTGACGAATTCTACGAGTGAGTTCGTCTTCAGCACCATCTTCTTCCTCTGCAACAGGAGAATCCCTTTTATGTTTGTGGgacttcttttttgcagGAGGGTTCTTGA
This portion of the Schizosaccharomyces pombe strain 972h- genome assembly, chromosome: I genome encodes:
- the tif5 gene encoding translation initiation factor Tif5 yields the protein MATINIRRDVKDSFYRYRMPKLQSKIEGKGNGIKTVIPNMSDIAKALGRPPLYVTKFFGFELGAQTTIIADMDRYIVNGAHDAGKLQDLLDVFIRRFVLCASCQNPETELSINKKDQTISYDCKACGYRGVIDGRHKLTGVIVKNPPAKKKSHKHKRDSPVAEEEDGAEDELTRRIRQEAAELPTAEVVNDEDWAVDTSEEAVRARVQELEGNMKDSLTLSDLRGDEEEAESSRYDQFGEWLEDNYPGVSDVEIYKKMKEENIHHKSKAIVVLVQCIITSPYVGEFEKHGALFKKLCTTDKHERALLGGFERLMENTELVHIDVVPKVLLEIYQNDLVSDDMFEKWGAKASKKYVSRETSKKIHEAAEPFLTWLAEASDESESEDEEEEEEDDDE
- the med1 gene encoding mediator complex subunit Med1, encoding MDRPHLFSEVHFRRNASNPNQINWTRYWIDCLSSVPWNDISVTGFEYLAKKYGLEVFQDSSKPNEVVLSLAGKIILIDITVPINASPKDINVVLAFANASGEQYNNPVAEKLLKDAIYNCNTPLFEKNVKWLATFDHSSPSVQQSCFQYLDSLSSSLNAIYEAELSLLAQEENVIMHGNGKPLSNYEGQLGLRIVYWKLLDKTYSTQIFMDNLSHESLPHLLFGYNLLNSPPILQSSKINWALENTLTPIPTTMELVFDDINLIIPEQGVKPLLDLLHVHDITIPWPVQNYSHMLGLPSKSTVNYKFINKNQAIQLTGFDVSARSLRHVPFHHPKQIRGILAIVRQYLLLQLILENIKSADLAETAASSSLHLSLYFKEHPIVHAQYQEINKLNNSEQIIIVLSVLSDGRLNVDYMSSGGKELSKQQSHVFQKLIQQTCNIGLAIEVFIKKVVN